A genomic stretch from Chiloscyllium plagiosum isolate BGI_BamShark_2017 chromosome 2, ASM401019v2, whole genome shotgun sequence includes:
- the hmgb2a gene encoding high mobility group protein B2a, with product MVRKDPNKPRGKMSSYAYFVQTCREEHKKKHPEATVHFAEFSKKCSERWKTMSIKEKSKFEDLAKNDKVRYDREMKNYVPQKGEKKKKKDPNAPKRPPSAFFLFCSDNRPKIKSESPGMSIGDVAKKLGEMWSTVQPKDKVPYEQKAHKLKEKYEKEVAAYRAKCKGDAGKKPAAKPAQAAKKKKKEEEEEDEDEDEEEEDDEEEEDDEEDDD from the exons ATGGTTAGAAAAGATCCCAATAAACCCCGGGGCAAAATGTCCTCTTATGCATACTTTGTGCAGACTTGCCGGGAGGAGCACAAAAAGAAACACCCTGAAGCCACTGTCCACTTTGCAGAGTTCTCGAAGAAATGCTCAGAAAGGTGGAAG ACCATGTCAATCAAAGAGAAGTCCAAGTTTGAAGACCTGGCTAAAAATGACAAGGTCCGCTACGATAGGGAGATGAAGAACTATGTCCCTCAAAAGGgggagaagaagaagaagaaggatcCAAATGCCCCCAAGAGACCACC ATCAGCATTTTTCCTTTTCTGCTCGGACAACCGTCCAAAGATCAAAAGTGAATCTCCTGGAATGTCCATTGGAGATGTTGCAAAGAAGCTGGGCGAGATGTGGTCCACAGTGCAACCCAAGGATAAAGTACCATATGAGCAGAAGGCTCATAAGTTAAAGGAGAAGTACGAAAAG GAAGTTGCAGCCTATCGTGCCAAATGCAAAGGTGACGCTGGTAAGAAACCTGCTGCCAAGCCAGCTCAGGCtgcaaagaagaagaagaaggaagaggaggaggaagatgaggatgaagatgaagaggaGGAAGATGATGAGGAAGAAGAAGATGATGAGGAGGATGACGATTAA